From Streptomyces griseorubiginosus, one genomic window encodes:
- a CDS encoding SDR family oxidoreductase: MVGNGALSGAVIAVAGAGGPAGRAALLRLAEAGATVVGADNDPERLAEAVDAARYASGGATVTGEPVDLLDLDSTRDWAMHIEKDFGRVDGLVHLVGGWRGSETFIKSSLDDWDFLELLLVRTVQHTSLAFYEGLQRSDRGRYVLISAAGATKPTAGNASYAAAKAAAEAWTLALADAFRKAGGADGPTSAAAILVVKALVHEAMRAERPNAKFAGFTDVKDLAEAIAGVWEKPAAEVNGNRLWLTEKP, translated from the coding sequence ATGGTGGGGAACGGAGCTCTCAGCGGTGCGGTGATCGCGGTGGCCGGCGCGGGCGGGCCCGCGGGCCGCGCGGCGCTGCTGCGACTGGCCGAGGCGGGCGCGACCGTCGTCGGCGCGGACAACGACCCGGAGCGGCTCGCGGAGGCCGTGGACGCGGCCCGCTACGCGTCCGGCGGCGCGACCGTCACCGGGGAACCGGTCGACCTGCTCGACCTGGACTCCACCCGCGACTGGGCCATGCACATCGAGAAGGACTTCGGGCGGGTCGACGGCCTGGTCCACCTCGTCGGCGGCTGGCGCGGCAGCGAGACCTTCATCAAGTCGAGCCTGGACGACTGGGACTTCCTGGAGCTGCTGCTCGTCCGCACCGTGCAGCACACCTCGCTGGCCTTCTACGAGGGCCTCCAGCGCAGCGACCGCGGCCGTTACGTCCTGATCAGCGCCGCCGGTGCGACGAAGCCGACCGCGGGCAACGCCTCGTACGCCGCCGCCAAGGCCGCCGCCGAGGCCTGGACGCTCGCCCTCGCCGACGCCTTCCGCAAGGCCGGGGGCGCTGACGGACCGACGTCCGCGGCTGCGATCCTGGTGGTGAAGGCACTGGTGCACGAGGCCATGCGCGCGGAGCGGCCCAACGCGAAGTTCGCGGGCTTCACCGACGTCAAGGATCTGGCCGAGGCCATCGCCGGTGTCTGGGAGAAGCCCGCCGCCGAAGTGAACGGAAACCGTCTGTGGCTGACCGAGAAGCCGTGA
- a CDS encoding low specificity L-threonine aldolase: protein MNPTAFTQARRRHDPQVRGFASDNYAGAHPEVLAALALANGGHQVAYGEDDYTEHLQGIIRSHFGATAEAFPVFNGTGANVVALQAVTDRWGAVICAESAHINVDEGGAPERMGGLKLLTVPTPDGKLTPELIDRQAYGWEDEHRAMPQAVSITQSTELGTLYTPDEIRAICEHAHARGMKVHLDGSRIANAAASLDVPMRTFTNAVGVDILSLGGTKNGALFGEAVVVINQDAVSHMKHLRKLSMQLASKMRFVSVQLEALLAKDLWLRNARHANEMAQRLAEGVRAVHGVEILYPVQANGVFARLPHDVSERLQKRFRFYFWDEAAGDVRWMCAFDTTEEDVDTFVAALKEEMAR from the coding sequence GTGAACCCGACCGCTTTCACGCAGGCGCGCCGCCGTCACGACCCGCAGGTCCGCGGCTTCGCCAGCGACAACTACGCCGGGGCCCACCCGGAGGTGCTCGCCGCCCTGGCCCTGGCCAACGGCGGGCACCAGGTCGCGTACGGCGAGGACGACTACACCGAGCACCTCCAGGGGATCATCCGCAGCCACTTCGGGGCCACGGCCGAGGCGTTCCCGGTCTTCAACGGCACCGGCGCCAACGTCGTCGCGCTCCAGGCGGTCACCGACCGCTGGGGCGCGGTGATCTGCGCCGAGAGCGCGCACATCAACGTCGACGAGGGCGGCGCCCCCGAGCGGATGGGCGGCCTGAAGCTGCTCACCGTGCCGACGCCGGACGGGAAGCTCACTCCCGAGCTGATCGACCGGCAGGCGTACGGCTGGGAGGACGAGCACCGTGCCATGCCGCAGGCCGTCTCGATCACCCAGTCCACGGAGCTCGGCACGCTCTACACGCCGGACGAGATCCGCGCGATCTGCGAGCACGCACACGCGCGTGGCATGAAGGTGCACCTGGACGGCTCCCGCATAGCCAACGCGGCAGCGTCCCTGGACGTCCCGATGCGGACGTTCACCAACGCGGTCGGCGTCGACATCCTCTCCCTCGGCGGGACGAAGAACGGCGCGCTGTTCGGCGAGGCGGTCGTGGTGATCAACCAGGACGCGGTCTCCCACATGAAGCACCTGCGCAAGCTGTCGATGCAGCTCGCCTCCAAGATGCGTTTCGTGTCGGTCCAGTTGGAGGCCCTGCTCGCCAAGGACCTGTGGCTGCGCAACGCCCGCCACGCCAACGAGATGGCCCAGCGCCTGGCCGAGGGAGTGCGTGCGGTCCACGGGGTGGAGATCCTCTACCCGGTGCAGGCCAACGGGGTCTTCGCGCGGTTGCCGCACGACGTGAGCGAGCGGCTCCAGAAGCGCTTCCGCTTCTACTTCTGGGACGAGGCCGCGGGCGACGTCCGCTGGATGTGCGCCTTCGACACCACCGAGGAGGACGTGGACACGTTCGTGGCGGCGCTGAAGGAGGAGATGGCGCGCTGA
- a CDS encoding transglutaminase domain-containing protein, with the protein MELIQNTPDLSAYLAADEAIDHHHPLVRDTAAHLARKADDSYAYARLAFEFVRDTIPHSQDSGDLRVTWRASDVLEQGTGICFAKAHALAALLRAEDIPTALCYQKLDVVHGLVAVRFNGAWHRQDPRGNKPGVDAQFSLDGERLAFTPEPESSEMDYPVLYAEPHPTVLGVLKAAPDRPHLWKALPVAL; encoded by the coding sequence ATGGAGCTGATCCAGAACACCCCCGACCTTTCCGCGTACTTGGCCGCTGACGAGGCGATCGACCATCACCACCCGCTGGTGCGTGATACGGCCGCGCATCTCGCCCGGAAGGCCGATGACTCGTATGCCTATGCGCGGCTGGCCTTCGAGTTCGTCCGCGACACCATCCCGCACTCCCAGGACTCCGGCGATCTCCGCGTCACCTGGCGGGCGTCCGACGTCCTGGAGCAGGGCACCGGCATCTGCTTCGCCAAGGCCCACGCGCTGGCCGCCCTGCTGCGCGCCGAGGACATCCCGACCGCGCTCTGCTACCAGAAGCTCGACGTGGTGCACGGTCTGGTCGCCGTGCGGTTCAACGGCGCCTGGCACCGCCAGGACCCCCGGGGCAACAAGCCCGGGGTGGACGCGCAGTTCTCCCTCGACGGCGAGCGGCTGGCGTTCACGCCCGAACCGGAGTCCAGCGAGATGGACTACCCGGTCCTGTACGCTGAACCACACCCGACTGTCCTGGGCGTCCTGAAAGCGGCCCCGGACCGGCCGCACCTCTGGAAAGCGCTCCCCGTCGCACTCTGA
- a CDS encoding B3/4 domain-containing protein produces the protein MTLSLTVSDEVRVLAPGFTHLAVEAHGLVNGPSTDASSALLDDAAARLAVRLDGRAPHEDPHMAAWREVYTAFGAKPSRTRNSAEALAKRALSGAGLPRVNLLVDLYNAISVAHLVPVGGEDLDRVRGGMRLVRAGGDEDFVTVAAGDEVVEHPEAGEVVWCDDTGVTCRRWNWRQGPRTRLTEETVSAIFLLESLPPMPVADAERAATELAELLEKFSPGAWIDLVPAAD, from the coding sequence ATGACCCTCTCCCTGACCGTGTCCGACGAGGTCCGGGTCCTCGCGCCCGGCTTCACGCACCTCGCCGTGGAAGCCCACGGACTCGTCAACGGGCCCAGTACCGACGCCAGTTCGGCACTCCTCGACGACGCGGCCGCCCGTCTCGCCGTACGACTGGACGGGCGCGCCCCGCACGAGGACCCGCACATGGCGGCCTGGCGGGAGGTCTACACGGCGTTCGGCGCGAAGCCGTCCCGTACTCGCAACTCGGCGGAGGCGCTGGCGAAGAGGGCCCTGTCGGGCGCGGGCCTGCCCCGCGTCAACCTCCTGGTCGACCTCTACAACGCGATCAGCGTCGCCCATCTCGTCCCCGTCGGCGGTGAGGACCTCGACCGCGTCCGGGGCGGCATGCGGCTCGTACGGGCCGGCGGTGACGAGGACTTCGTGACGGTGGCCGCGGGGGATGAGGTCGTCGAGCACCCGGAGGCGGGGGAGGTCGTGTGGTGCGACGACACCGGCGTCACCTGCCGACGCTGGAACTGGCGCCAGGGCCCCCGCACTCGCCTCACGGAGGAGACGGTCTCCGCCATCTTCCTGCTGGAGAGCCTGCCGCCGATGCCGGTGGCGGACGCGGAGAGAGCGGCCACCGAACTGGCGGAACTGCTGGAGAAGTTCAGCCCGGGGGCATGGATCGACCTGGTCCCGGCGGCCGACTGA
- a CDS encoding lysophospholipid acyltransferase family protein, giving the protein MAELVYRPVVGFAQALFKAWDLKIDCKGSENIPRSGGAVLVSNHISYLDFVFNGLAALPQKRLVRFMAKESVFRHKVSGPLMRGMKHIPVDREQGETAYAHALESLRSGEIVGVFPEATISQSFTLKSFKSGAARMAQEAGVPLIPMAVWGTQRLWTKGHPRNFKRSHIPITIRVGEAIEASKDKYAGAITRQVRDRVNELLEAAQRAYPVRPKGPTDTWWMPAHLGGTAPTPEEVRAAEAR; this is encoded by the coding sequence ATGGCAGAGCTTGTCTACCGTCCCGTCGTCGGATTCGCCCAGGCGCTGTTCAAGGCGTGGGACCTCAAGATCGACTGCAAGGGTTCGGAGAACATCCCACGCTCGGGCGGCGCCGTGCTGGTGAGCAATCACATCAGCTACCTGGACTTCGTCTTCAACGGCCTGGCCGCGCTCCCGCAGAAGCGTCTCGTGCGTTTCATGGCGAAGGAGTCGGTGTTCCGCCACAAGGTCTCGGGTCCGCTGATGCGCGGGATGAAGCACATCCCGGTCGACCGCGAGCAGGGCGAGACGGCGTACGCCCATGCCCTCGAGTCGCTGCGGTCGGGCGAGATCGTCGGGGTCTTCCCGGAGGCGACGATCTCGCAGTCCTTCACCCTGAAGAGCTTCAAGTCGGGTGCGGCGCGGATGGCGCAGGAGGCGGGCGTCCCCCTGATCCCGATGGCCGTCTGGGGCACCCAGCGGCTGTGGACCAAGGGACACCCGCGCAACTTCAAGCGCAGCCACATCCCGATCACGATCCGGGTCGGCGAGGCGATCGAGGCGTCCAAGGACAAGTACGCCGGAGCCATCACCCGCCAAGTACGGGACCGCGTCAACGAGTTGCTGGAAGCCGCCCAGCGGGCCTACCCCGTCCGCCCGAAGGGTCCGACCGACACATGGTGGATGCCGGCACACCTCGGGGGCACGGCCCCCACGCCCGAAGAGGTCCGCGCGGCCGAGGCCCGCTAG
- a CDS encoding DUF4395 domain-containing protein: protein MDIDARGPRFGAAVTTVVLAAVLITGSVWLLAWQTLAFALGAAGGVGRSPYGWLFRTAVRPRIGPPTEFESPEPPRFAQAVGLAFAGLGLVGYGIGPEWLGLAATGAALAAAFLNATFGYCLGCELYLLVRRVTVRAE, encoded by the coding sequence ATGGACATCGATGCAAGGGGGCCGCGCTTCGGCGCGGCGGTGACGACCGTCGTCCTGGCGGCCGTTCTGATCACGGGCAGTGTCTGGCTGCTGGCCTGGCAGACGCTGGCGTTCGCGCTGGGCGCGGCGGGTGGGGTGGGGCGTTCGCCGTACGGCTGGCTGTTCCGCACGGCGGTACGGCCGCGGATCGGACCGCCGACCGAGTTCGAGTCACCCGAACCGCCGCGGTTCGCCCAGGCGGTGGGCCTCGCCTTCGCGGGCCTGGGACTGGTGGGGTACGGGATCGGGCCGGAGTGGCTCGGGCTCGCCGCCACCGGTGCGGCGCTCGCGGCGGCCTTTCTCAACGCCACGTTCGGGTACTGCCTGGGTTGCGAGTTGTACCTGCTCGTACGGCGGGTGACGGTACGCGCGGAGTAA
- a CDS encoding thioredoxin family protein: MTGLVVCVAVLAAASAYGVLQRRRNGRVRVRGRDEDKRLGAAELGEELGERATLVQFSSAFCAPCRATRRVLGEVAGMVPGVTHVEIDAEKNLDLVRELDILKTPTVLVLDARGRVVRRAAGQPRKADVIAAIGEAV, encoded by the coding sequence ATGACCGGACTTGTGGTGTGCGTGGCGGTGCTCGCGGCGGCGAGCGCCTACGGGGTGCTGCAACGGCGACGGAACGGGAGAGTACGGGTGCGCGGGCGTGATGAGGACAAGAGGCTCGGCGCGGCCGAGTTGGGCGAGGAACTCGGTGAACGCGCCACGCTCGTCCAGTTCTCCAGCGCCTTCTGCGCGCCCTGCCGGGCCACCCGGCGCGTACTCGGCGAGGTCGCCGGCATGGTCCCGGGAGTGACCCACGTCGAGATCGACGCCGAGAAGAACCTCGACCTGGTCCGCGAACTCGACATCCTCAAGACGCCGACCGTGCTGGTCCTCGACGCCCGCGGCCGGGTCGTGCGGCGGGCCGCCGGACAGCCGCGCAAGGCCGACGTCATCGCGGCGATCGGGGAGGCGGTTTGA
- a CDS encoding putative leader peptide, translating into MPTEPLLYGRVHVDLARTASARCPAT; encoded by the coding sequence ATGCCTACGGAACCCCTTCTGTACGGGCGGGTCCATGTCGACCTGGCCCGCACCGCGAGCGCGCGCTGTCCGGCTACTTGA
- a CDS encoding flavin reductase family protein, whose translation MTATSDLGTPQLASPDLLRSLFRRHAAGVAVITARGDAGPVGFTATSLASVSAEPPMLSFGIGTGASSWPAISRAEHVGVHILGEHQEELAATFARSGADRFGAPTAWREGPEGVPVLDDVLAWTVCRVHTRVPAGDHRIVLAEVRIGDPAGSGRPLLYHQGRFNGLRD comes from the coding sequence ATGACGGCCACCTCCGACCTCGGCACCCCTCAGCTCGCCTCTCCCGACCTCCTGCGCTCCCTCTTCCGGCGGCACGCGGCGGGAGTCGCCGTGATCACCGCGCGCGGAGACGCGGGTCCGGTCGGCTTCACCGCCACCTCCCTCGCCTCGGTCTCCGCCGAACCGCCCATGCTGTCCTTCGGGATCGGCACGGGCGCCTCCAGCTGGCCCGCGATATCCCGGGCCGAGCACGTGGGCGTGCACATACTCGGCGAGCACCAGGAGGAACTGGCCGCCACCTTCGCGCGCAGCGGCGCCGACCGCTTCGGCGCACCCACTGCCTGGCGCGAAGGGCCCGAGGGGGTCCCGGTCCTCGACGACGTCCTCGCCTGGACGGTCTGCCGGGTGCACACGCGCGTGCCCGCCGGCGACCACCGCATCGTGCTGGCCGAGGTGCGCATCGGCGACCCGGCCGGGTCGGGCCGGCCACTGCTGTACCACCAGGGGCGGTTCAACGGGCTGCGCGACTGA
- a CDS encoding electron transfer flavoprotein subunit beta/FixA family protein produces MSLRIVVTVKYVPDATGDRHFADDLTVDRDDVDGLLSELDEYAVEQALQISENSDDDVEVTVLTIGPEDAKDALRKALSMGADKAVHVEDDDLHGTDAIGTSLVLAKAIEKAGYDLVISGMASTDGTMGVVPALLAERLGVPQVTLLSEVSVEDGTVKGRRDGDAASEQLEASLPAVVSVTDQSGEARYPSFKGIMAAKKKPVESWDLSDLDLEAEQVGLEGAWTKVDSAAERPARTAGTIVKDEGEGGKQLAEFLASQKFI; encoded by the coding sequence GTGAGCTTGAGGATCGTTGTCACTGTGAAGTACGTGCCCGACGCCACTGGCGACCGGCACTTCGCCGATGACCTGACCGTCGACCGGGACGACGTGGACGGTCTGCTCTCCGAGCTCGACGAGTACGCGGTCGAGCAGGCGCTGCAGATCTCGGAGAACTCCGACGACGACGTCGAGGTCACCGTCCTGACCATCGGCCCCGAGGACGCCAAGGACGCGCTGCGCAAGGCGCTGTCCATGGGCGCCGACAAGGCCGTCCACGTCGAGGACGACGACCTGCACGGCACCGACGCCATCGGCACCTCCCTGGTGCTGGCCAAGGCGATCGAGAAGGCCGGCTACGACCTGGTGATCTCCGGCATGGCCTCCACCGACGGCACCATGGGCGTCGTCCCGGCCCTGCTGGCCGAGCGCCTGGGCGTCCCGCAGGTCACCCTGCTCTCCGAGGTCTCCGTCGAGGACGGCACCGTCAAGGGCCGCCGCGACGGCGACGCCGCCTCGGAGCAGCTGGAGGCCTCCCTGCCGGCCGTGGTCTCGGTGACCGACCAGTCGGGCGAGGCGCGTTACCCGTCCTTCAAGGGCATCATGGCGGCGAAGAAGAAGCCGGTGGAGTCCTGGGACCTGTCCGACCTGGACCTGGAGGCCGAGCAGGTCGGCCTCGAGGGCGCCTGGACCAAGGTCGACTCCGCCGCGGAGCGTCCGGCCCGCACGGCCGGCACCATCGTCAAGGACGAGGGCGAGGGCGGCAAGCAGCTCGCCGAGTTCCTCGCGAGCCAGAAGTTCATCTAA
- a CDS encoding electron transfer flavoprotein subunit alpha/FixB family protein, with protein MAEVLVYVDHVDGAVRKPTLELLTLARRVGEPVAVALGNGAADTAAALAEHGAVKVLTHDASEYADYLVVPKVDALQAAVEAVSPAAVLVPSSAEGKEIAARLALRIGSGIITDAVDLEAGDEGPVATQSVFAASFTTKSRVSKGTPVITVKPNSAAVEAAPAAGDVSELSVTFSAQATGTKVTGRTPRESTGRPELTEAAIVVSGGRGVNGADNFAIIEALADSLGAAVGASRAAVDAGWYPHTNQVGQTGKSVSPQLYIANGISGAIQHRAGMQTSKTIVAVNKDAEAPIFDLVDYGVVGDLFDVVPALTEEIKARKG; from the coding sequence ATGGCTGAAGTTCTCGTCTACGTCGACCACGTGGACGGTGCCGTCCGCAAGCCCACCCTGGAGCTGCTGACCCTGGCCCGCCGCGTCGGCGAGCCGGTCGCCGTCGCGCTGGGCAACGGCGCCGCCGACACCGCCGCCGCCCTGGCCGAGCACGGCGCCGTCAAGGTCCTCACCCACGACGCCTCCGAGTACGCCGACTACCTGGTCGTACCGAAGGTCGACGCCCTCCAGGCCGCCGTCGAGGCCGTCTCCCCGGCCGCCGTCCTGGTCCCGTCCTCCGCCGAGGGCAAGGAGATCGCCGCCCGGCTGGCGCTGCGCATCGGCTCCGGCATCATCACCGACGCCGTCGACCTTGAGGCCGGCGACGAGGGCCCGGTGGCCACCCAGTCGGTGTTCGCCGCCTCCTTCACCACCAAGTCCCGTGTCTCCAAGGGCACCCCGGTCATCACCGTCAAGCCCAACTCCGCCGCCGTGGAGGCCGCCCCGGCCGCCGGTGACGTGTCGGAGCTGAGCGTGACCTTCTCCGCGCAGGCCACCGGCACCAAGGTCACCGGCCGCACCCCGCGCGAGTCGACCGGTCGCCCCGAGCTGACCGAGGCCGCGATCGTGGTCTCCGGCGGCCGCGGTGTCAACGGCGCCGACAACTTCGCGATCATCGAGGCCCTCGCCGACTCCCTCGGCGCGGCCGTCGGCGCCTCGCGTGCCGCGGTGGACGCGGGCTGGTACCCGCACACCAACCAGGTCGGCCAGACCGGCAAGTCCGTCTCGCCGCAGCTGTACATCGCCAACGGCATCTCCGGCGCGATCCAGCACCGCGCGGGCATGCAGACCTCGAAGACCATCGTCGCGGTCAACAAGGACGCCGAGGCCCCGATCTTCGACCTCGTCGACTACGGCGTCGTCGGCGACCTCTTCGACGTCGTCCCCGCCCTCACCGAGGAGATCAAGGCCCGCAAGGGCTGA